One window from the genome of [Clostridium] celerecrescens 18A encodes:
- a CDS encoding ABC transporter permease, whose protein sequence is MASLQSNRLERKKFFSDPILVSMIAVLLIFLALFILYPLFMLLIDSFYAEGSVTLQVFRRVLNLERFQNAFKNTLVLGFITGTASTAIGLLFAYVEVYVKLKTKVLEKLFGLVSMLPVVSPPFVLSLSMIMLFGRSGLISRSLLHIYDSNVYGLKGIAIVQTLTFFPVCYLMLKGLLKNIDPSLEEATRDMGATRWKVFSSVTFPLLLPGLGNAFLVTFIESVADFANPMLIGGSYDTLATTIYLQVTGAYDSTGAAAMSVVLLSLTVVLFLIQKYYLEKKTAATLTGKASRMRMLIEDKSVTVPLTCFCGIVAAFVLLMYIMVPFGALFTLWGRDYSLSFKWFQYMFKTSGIKAFKDSFVLSLIAAPLTAFLSMVISYLVVKKRFKAKGFIEFVSMLAMAVPGTVLGIGYIRGYANGLFRSGFMSGLYGTGLILIIVFIVRSLPTGTRSGISALRQIDKSIEESAYDMGANSARVFMSVTLPLIKDSFFSGLVTAFVRSITAISAIILLVTPDFLLITCQINEQAEKGNYGVACAYATVLILITYGAVLIMNAMMKFFGVSRVVKDVQDKD, encoded by the coding sequence ATGGCCAGCTTGCAGAGTAACCGGCTGGAGCGCAAAAAATTCTTTTCTGACCCGATTTTGGTCAGTATGATTGCAGTATTGCTTATTTTTCTTGCGCTGTTTATTCTTTATCCTCTGTTTATGCTGTTGATAGACAGCTTTTATGCGGAGGGCTCTGTTACACTTCAAGTGTTTCGGAGGGTTTTAAATCTGGAACGGTTCCAGAATGCTTTCAAAAATACACTGGTTCTTGGATTTATCACGGGGACCGCTTCTACGGCCATCGGATTGCTTTTTGCTTATGTCGAGGTGTATGTGAAGCTGAAAACTAAGGTTTTGGAAAAGCTCTTTGGGCTTGTTTCCATGCTTCCGGTGGTATCTCCGCCATTTGTTCTGTCTTTGTCCATGATCATGCTTTTTGGAAGGAGCGGCCTGATCAGCAGGTCCCTGCTTCACATATATGATTCTAATGTCTATGGGCTTAAGGGAATTGCCATTGTCCAGACTCTGACCTTTTTTCCGGTATGCTACCTAATGTTAAAGGGGCTTTTAAAAAATATAGATCCTTCTCTGGAGGAGGCCACCAGGGATATGGGGGCCACCAGGTGGAAGGTGTTTTCCAGTGTTACTTTTCCTCTTTTACTGCCGGGACTTGGCAATGCGTTTCTGGTGACCTTTATCGAGTCTGTGGCGGATTTTGCAAATCCCATGCTGATCGGCGGGTCCTATGATACTTTGGCCACCACCATTTACTTACAGGTAACAGGAGCTTATGACTCCACGGGCGCGGCGGCCATGTCAGTTGTTCTGCTGTCCCTGACGGTCGTGCTGTTCCTGATACAGAAGTATTATCTGGAGAAGAAAACAGCAGCTACTTTGACGGGAAAGGCTTCCCGTATGAGAATGCTTATCGAGGATAAGAGTGTGACTGTCCCTCTGACTTGTTTCTGCGGCATTGTTGCGGCTTTTGTTCTGCTGATGTACATCATGGTTCCCTTTGGCGCTCTGTTTACTCTCTGGGGAAGGGACTACAGCTTAAGCTTTAAGTGGTTTCAATATATGTTTAAAACCAGCGGAATCAAGGCATTTAAGGACTCCTTTGTGCTGTCCTTAATCGCTGCGCCTCTCACGGCATTTTTATCCATGGTCATTTCTTATCTTGTGGTTAAGAAGCGGTTTAAGGCAAAGGGCTTTATTGAGTTTGTCTCCATGCTTGCAATGGCTGTTCCGGGAACGGTTCTTGGTATTGGTTATATCCGGGGGTACGCAAACGGATTGTTCCGTTCTGGATTTATGAGCGGGCTTTATGGGACAGGGCTTATCCTGATTATTGTATTTATTGTCCGGAGCCTTCCTACCGGTACCAGAAGCGGGATATCTGCCCTGCGCCAGATTGATAAATCCATAGAGGAATCTGCTTATGACATGGGAGCCAATTCGGCCAGGGTGTTTATGTCTGTGACCCTACCTCTTATCAAGGATTCTTTCTTCAGCGGTCTGGTAACGGCCTTTGTTCGCAGCATTACCGCTATTTCCGCCATTATCCTGCTGGTGACGCCAGATTTTCTGTTAATCACCTGCCAGATCAATGAGCAGGCGGAAAAGGGAAATTACGGTGTGGCCTGTGCTTATGCAACCGTATTGATTCTCATTACCTATGGTGCGGTTCTCATTATGAATGCTATGATGAAGTTTTTCGGAGTCAGCAGAGTCGTGAAGGATGTCCAGGACAAAGATTAA
- a CDS encoding ABC transporter ATP-binding protein, producing the protein MEKQKKGVRLERISKIYMDPKTGKEFYAVKDTSLDIEPGTFVTLLGPSGCGKTTTLRMIAGFESPDEGEIYLGEEAINHLTPNKRDTAMVFQSYALLPHYNVFDNVAYGLKIRKVPKEEIRERVMNILKLVEMEGMETRMTNQLSGGQQQRVALARALVIEPGVLLFDEPLSNLDAKLRVTMRTEIRKIQQKVGITAIYVTHDQSEAMSISDKIIIMSKGKVEQIGSPREIYYHPASRFVADFIGEANFLKAEVLSEEGEKAMISVAGKEFEVNNFAGAHSGDEATLVIRPEGAILAEQGILEGLVTLSTFMGSYQYYQVMVGDMEIQITDYNPVNRRTYEVGEKAYLDFDPKGVYIL; encoded by the coding sequence ATGGAAAAACAGAAAAAAGGCGTTCGGTTGGAACGCATTTCAAAGATATACATGGATCCAAAGACCGGTAAGGAGTTTTATGCAGTAAAGGATACCTCTCTGGATATTGAGCCGGGAACCTTTGTTACCCTGCTGGGACCATCGGGCTGCGGCAAGACGACGACTCTTCGTATGATCGCGGGCTTTGAAAGCCCGGATGAAGGAGAAATTTATCTGGGAGAAGAGGCAATCAACCATTTGACTCCCAATAAAAGGGATACGGCCATGGTGTTCCAGAGCTATGCCCTTCTGCCTCATTATAATGTGTTTGACAACGTGGCCTACGGTCTTAAGATCCGGAAGGTTCCCAAGGAGGAGATCCGGGAGCGGGTCATGAATATATTAAAGCTGGTGGAAATGGAAGGGATGGAGACCCGCATGACGAACCAGCTCTCCGGCGGGCAGCAGCAGCGTGTGGCATTAGCCAGAGCCTTAGTCATTGAACCGGGAGTCCTGCTTTTTGACGAACCGTTAAGCAACTTAGATGCAAAGCTGAGGGTGACCATGAGGACTGAGATCCGGAAGATACAGCAGAAGGTCGGGATTACAGCAATCTATGTGACCCACGACCAGTCCGAGGCCATGAGCATTTCTGATAAGATCATCATCATGAGCAAAGGAAAGGTGGAACAGATTGGAAGCCCAAGGGAGATCTATTATCATCCCGCTTCCAGATTTGTGGCTGATTTTATAGGAGAAGCCAACTTCTTAAAGGCAGAGGTTTTGTCGGAAGAAGGAGAAAAAGCCATGATTTCGGTGGCTGGCAAAGAGTTTGAAGTAAACAATTTTGCAGGGGCCCATTCCGGAGATGAGGCGACTTTAGTGATCCGGCCGGAGGGTGCGATCCTGGCGGAGCAGGGGATTTTAGAGGGACTGGTCACCTTATCAACCTTCATGGGATCTTATCAGTATTATCAGGTCATGGTGGGAGATATGGAAATCCAGATAACGGATTACAATCCGGTTAACCGGAGAACCTATGAAGTGGGTGAAAAAGCTTATTTGGATTTTGATCCAAAGGGTGTTTACATCCTGTAG
- a CDS encoding ABC transporter substrate-binding protein has translation MKSWTLCAAALLCIGCLSGCDRSSKMVPAEFHKDEELMVYCPHPLEFINPIVSEFEEQTGIKVEVCTGGTGELLNMVEDRKEPRCDIFWGGSLSTTMAKSELFEPYISKNESMIQEDYRNREGNMTRFTDVPSLLMVNTNLAGDIAIEGYGDLLKPELFGKIAMCDPSTSSSAFEHLINMLYAMGGGEPESGWDYVEAFCKNLDGKLLQSSSEVYQGVADGRYTVGLTFEEGAAHYIASGYPVRVVYMKEGVVSKPDVVCIIKGSGHMESAKQFVDFVTGKDAQTVISESLGRRSVRTDVNEPEYLLDKQAIYIIYDEEGVVKENKMEWLRRFSEVFQSTLN, from the coding sequence ATGAAAAGCTGGACCTTATGTGCTGCGGCCCTCCTGTGCATTGGCTGTCTGTCAGGCTGCGACCGCAGTTCCAAGATGGTGCCCGCAGAGTTTCATAAGGATGAGGAACTGATGGTGTACTGTCCTCATCCGCTGGAATTTATTAATCCTATTGTATCGGAATTTGAGGAACAGACAGGGATTAAGGTGGAGGTTTGCACGGGAGGGACAGGAGAACTGTTGAACATGGTGGAAGACAGGAAGGAACCCAGGTGTGATATTTTCTGGGGTGGCTCCCTGTCTACCACCATGGCTAAAAGTGAGCTGTTTGAGCCTTACATCAGCAAAAATGAATCCATGATCCAGGAAGATTACAGGAATAGGGAAGGAAACATGACCCGGTTTACTGATGTTCCAAGCCTGCTCATGGTGAATACCAATCTTGCCGGAGATATTGCCATAGAAGGGTATGGGGACCTTTTGAAACCTGAGCTTTTCGGAAAGATTGCCATGTGCGATCCTTCTACCTCATCCTCGGCGTTTGAGCATCTGATCAATATGCTTTATGCCATGGGAGGAGGAGAACCGGAGTCTGGCTGGGATTATGTGGAAGCCTTTTGTAAAAACCTGGATGGAAAGCTTCTTCAAAGTTCCTCTGAAGTATATCAGGGAGTGGCAGATGGGCGCTATACGGTAGGACTTACCTTTGAAGAAGGGGCGGCTCACTACATTGCTTCCGGATATCCGGTCCGTGTTGTGTATATGAAGGAGGGAGTTGTATCCAAACCTGATGTAGTATGCATCATCAAGGGTTCCGGCCACATGGAGTCAGCAAAACAATTTGTGGATTTTGTAACAGGTAAGGATGCCCAGACAGTTATTTCTGAAAGTCTAGGAAGGCGTTCCGTAAGGACGGATGTAAATGAACCGGAATATCTGCTGGATAAACAGGCGATCTACATCATTTATGACGAGGAAGGCGTGGTAAAGGAGAACAAAATGGAATGGCTGAGACGCTTTTCAGAGGTTTTTCAAAGCACCCTGAATTAG
- a CDS encoding sensor histidine kinase, with translation MKKGRYFKDELRRLIMGYAIIPAVGFTLICTLVFLAVLLYGKKSGNESHNAFVAAELEKVLTGYEEKLDVLTDSDQLFDRDSGAAGRMAVFEQFYRMSDQLGYKADLYVFDGEKRVLLSTRKDIPDYLSGREGIRWGLFGAMDENPGETRVRLMEAWKGPDRDIAMGMAVMRGDKKAGYLIFTINSSQFKPALDRSESQTIIADRFGWVYLSSNYYLVSSSSQVLKVLETAGRYLPYEKKMFLISVHPAYHNMFLIYSVTDIQNIVFSLGLSSALIITALVLMTIWVLISTKKVTERKTRDFYLLLHVMEKARDGNLDASIEIESENEFRIIADTYRETIASLKLQMENNRKMTELVAASQNKQLESQFNPHFLFNTLENIRYMCIIQPETAGKMVFCLSNLLRYSLDGSRTEVTLEEDLEHLENYLTILKYRFNRRFSYVIDVEEEVLSCRIPRLVLQPMIENSVKYGFGNQENLRVELKAYIHEDRLIMICRDDGIGMTPGVLSDIQALLEQEENNKRHSGLYNIHRRCRILYGRPYGVEIRSAEGLGTTLVVTLPAQREEL, from the coding sequence ATGAAAAAGGGACGATATTTCAAAGATGAGCTGCGCCGTCTGATCATGGGATATGCCATTATACCTGCAGTAGGTTTTACCCTGATCTGTACCCTGGTTTTTCTTGCGGTCCTGCTCTATGGGAAAAAAAGCGGGAATGAGTCCCACAATGCTTTCGTGGCAGCGGAACTGGAAAAGGTTCTTACAGGGTATGAGGAGAAGCTTGATGTGCTTACGGATTCTGACCAGCTTTTTGACAGGGATTCCGGCGCAGCCGGACGGATGGCCGTGTTTGAACAATTTTACAGGATGTCCGACCAGTTGGGTTATAAGGCTGATCTGTATGTTTTTGACGGCGAGAAGCGGGTGCTGTTATCTACAAGAAAGGATATCCCGGATTACTTATCAGGCAGGGAGGGCATCCGATGGGGATTGTTTGGAGCCATGGATGAGAATCCGGGAGAAACCAGAGTCCGATTAATGGAAGCCTGGAAAGGCCCGGACCGGGATATTGCCATGGGTATGGCAGTGATGCGGGGAGATAAAAAGGCGGGATACTTAATATTTACCATTAACAGCAGCCAGTTTAAGCCTGCGCTTGACCGGTCAGAAAGCCAAACCATCATTGCAGACCGGTTTGGCTGGGTTTATTTAAGCAGCAATTATTATCTGGTGAGCAGCAGCAGCCAGGTGTTAAAGGTGCTTGAGACGGCAGGCAGGTATCTGCCTTATGAAAAGAAGATGTTTCTCATATCCGTTCATCCGGCATACCATAATATGTTTTTAATCTATTCTGTAACGGATATCCAGAATATCGTGTTTTCCCTGGGGCTTAGCAGTGCACTCATCATAACGGCTCTTGTACTGATGACCATATGGGTACTGATCAGCACAAAGAAGGTGACGGAACGGAAGACCAGGGATTTTTACCTCCTCCTTCATGTCATGGAAAAAGCCAGAGATGGGAATTTAGACGCTTCCATAGAGATAGAAAGTGAAAATGAATTCCGGATCATAGCCGATACCTACCGGGAAACCATTGCCAGCTTAAAGCTGCAGATGGAGAATAACAGAAAGATGACGGAGCTGGTGGCAGCTTCTCAGAATAAGCAGCTGGAATCCCAGTTTAATCCGCATTTCTTGTTTAATACTCTGGAAAATATCCGGTATATGTGCATTATCCAGCCGGAGACAGCCGGGAAGATGGTGTTCTGCCTGTCTAACCTACTGCGCTACAGTCTGGATGGCAGCAGGACGGAGGTTACCCTGGAGGAGGATTTAGAGCACCTGGAGAATTATTTAACGATCTTAAAATACCGGTTTAACCGACGGTTTTCCTATGTGATTGATGTGGAAGAAGAGGTATTATCCTGCCGGATTCCAAGGCTGGTACTGCAGCCCATGATCGAAAATTCAGTCAAATACGGGTTTGGAAACCAGGAAAATTTAAGGGTGGAGCTTAAGGCTTATATTCACGAGGACCGGCTGATCATGATCTGCAGGGATGACGGGATTGGAATGACTCCAGGGGTTTTAAGTGACATTCAGGCTCTATTGGAGCAGGAAGAAAACAACAAACGGCATTCCGGGCTTTATAATATTCACAGACGGTGCAGAATTCTTTACGGAAGGCCTTATGGAGTGGAGATACGCAGTGCAGAAGGGCTTGGCACAACGCTGGTGGTGACCCTTCCGGCACAAAGGGAGGAATTATAA
- a CDS encoding response regulator transcription factor, protein MLRVMIAEDEDIIRKGLIYTMDWMGMDCVVVAEAANGQDGLSKILEHKPDVVLADICMPFMDGIEMIKEASKSVKFKSILLTSYAEFEYARRAISAGVSEYLLKPVDEEKLAVLMKRLGEEIANSRQVEYVMEQAESDAGIMNLEYYIQLDLSENKYVTKAIQEIKSGYGDKLSVESISDNLGVSASYLSRKFKEVTGQTFLDFLNKYRISQAIVLLNTGQYRIGEVSDATGFTDYKHFCAVFKKYTLKSPSKFMKGV, encoded by the coding sequence ATGTTAAGGGTGATGATAGCGGAAGATGAGGATATTATCCGCAAGGGGCTTATTTATACCATGGATTGGATGGGCATGGACTGTGTGGTGGTGGCTGAGGCGGCAAATGGACAGGATGGGCTTTCAAAGATTCTTGAGCATAAGCCTGACGTAGTCCTTGCAGATATCTGCATGCCGTTTATGGACGGGATTGAGATGATAAAGGAAGCCTCTAAAAGCGTAAAGTTTAAAAGCATCCTTCTGACAAGCTATGCAGAATTTGAATATGCGAGAAGGGCCATATCCGCCGGGGTCAGTGAATACCTGCTAAAGCCGGTGGATGAAGAAAAGCTTGCGGTCCTTATGAAAAGGCTGGGAGAGGAAATCGCAAACAGCCGCCAGGTGGAGTATGTGATGGAGCAGGCGGAATCAGACGCTGGGATCATGAACCTGGAATACTATATACAGCTGGACCTTTCAGAAAACAAATATGTTACAAAGGCGATCCAGGAAATCAAGTCAGGGTATGGGGATAAGCTGAGCGTGGAATCCATATCAGATAATCTGGGAGTCAGCGCCAGCTATTTAAGCCGGAAGTTCAAAGAAGTGACCGGACAGACCTTCCTGGACTTTTTAAACAAGTACCGGATTTCCCAGGCCATTGTTCTGTTAAATACCGGGCAATACCGGATCGGTGAGGTTTCCGATGCAACGGGGTTTACGGATTATAAACATTTTTGTGCGGTATTTAAGAAGTACACCTTGAAATCACCGTCAAAGTTCATGAAAGGGGTTTGA
- a CDS encoding YjjG family noncanonical pyrimidine nucleotidase produces the protein MYQIYLLDIDNTLLDFDAAEEQGFIKMIQSYDLEYHDEMLSHYKKMNRHLWDLLEQEKIGREELLNTRFHEFFRLYDMEINGEEAEGRYRGHLGNNSDLIPGARETLIKLNERGKHLYTASNGVYTTQIQRLKNAGIFHLFEGMFISEQVGYEKPSLHFFQHCFKNIPNFEKDKTIMVGDSISSDIQGAVGAGIDSCLFSRSPEPLPTAATHTIHDITELLNF, from the coding sequence ATGTATCAGATTTATTTACTTGATATTGACAACACGCTGCTGGATTTTGACGCTGCCGAAGAGCAGGGCTTTATAAAGATGATCCAATCCTATGATTTGGAATATCATGACGAAATGCTGTCCCATTATAAAAAGATGAACCGGCACTTATGGGATTTATTAGAGCAGGAAAAGATAGGAAGAGAAGAACTTCTTAATACCCGCTTTCATGAATTCTTCCGTCTTTATGACATGGAAATTAACGGAGAAGAGGCGGAAGGGCGTTACCGTGGTCATCTTGGAAACAACTCCGATTTAATCCCTGGCGCCAGGGAAACCCTGATTAAGTTAAACGAGAGGGGGAAACATTTATACACCGCCTCAAACGGTGTTTATACCACCCAGATCCAGCGACTTAAAAACGCCGGCATCTTTCATCTTTTCGAAGGAATGTTCATATCGGAACAAGTGGGTTATGAAAAGCCATCCCTTCACTTTTTCCAGCACTGTTTTAAAAATATTCCGAACTTTGAAAAGGACAAGACCATCATGGTAGGAGACAGCATATCTTCTGACATTCAGGGTGCAGTTGGTGCAGGCATTGATTCCTGTCTTTTTAGCCGCTCCCCAGAGCCCCTGCCGACAGCCGCAACTCATACCATTCATGATATCACCGAATTGTTAAACTTTTAA
- a CDS encoding YczE/YyaS/YitT family protein → MSRKKINDLAITIISFLFFGFGISLQLKAAIGQSVLNALAVTLSYTIQLKVGTILNGINTLFFLSYLLLKRTRLNYKDGIQIIATIANGYIINLFLYHLLSVFIVESYFYRVILYLIGIIIASISLGAVLAIGIVKFPLESMCLIISEAYKKKFTAVRMSFDVIFLIITLCLTLFSHTPLQIREGTVISILLLAPLLGICLDFFKKHLTMEEKIHVSDLFT, encoded by the coding sequence ATGAGCAGAAAAAAAATAAACGACCTGGCCATAACCATTATATCCTTTTTATTCTTTGGCTTCGGCATATCGCTGCAGCTAAAGGCAGCTATCGGGCAAAGCGTCTTAAACGCATTGGCAGTAACATTATCTTACACCATTCAATTGAAGGTTGGCACCATACTCAATGGGATCAATACGCTGTTCTTCTTATCCTATTTACTTTTAAAACGTACCCGCTTAAATTATAAAGATGGGATACAGATTATTGCAACCATTGCAAACGGATACATCATCAACCTGTTTCTGTATCACTTACTTTCTGTTTTTATCGTTGAAAGCTATTTTTACAGAGTGATCCTTTATTTAATCGGTATTATAATTGCTTCCATCAGCCTGGGGGCCGTGCTTGCAATCGGAATCGTAAAATTCCCTCTGGAAAGTATGTGCCTTATCATTAGTGAAGCATATAAAAAGAAGTTCACCGCTGTCCGTATGAGCTTTGATGTGATATTCTTAATTATCACTTTATGCCTGACCTTATTTTCACATACCCCTCTGCAAATAAGGGAAGGAACCGTTATCAGCATTCTTCTCCTGGCACCGCTGCTGGGGATCTGTTTGGACTTTTTTAAAAAACATTTAACTATGGAGGAAAAAATACATGTATCAGATTTATTTACTTGA
- a CDS encoding cyclic nucleotide-binding domain-containing protein, with protein sequence MEKYNIYEIPESLASAGKERHFPVGRNIFHVDERITHCYLILSGMVKIYIDHENGRRSILDFAGKGDWLGELSLFRQEDYVKENKVIEDVICLEFELDRLRQICKEKAEVSFYFASSISNKLMVRSYRLSEYLNYSLEKRLASFILKYQQNGKYTISHTDVSEYMNISYRHVLFVMKKFCDDGILKKDKGYRILDQERLEEISDGFVS encoded by the coding sequence ATGGAAAAATACAATATATATGAAATACCAGAAAGCCTTGCTTCGGCCGGGAAGGAAAGGCATTTTCCTGTGGGGAGGAATATCTTTCATGTGGATGAAAGGATCACCCATTGCTATCTGATTCTATCGGGAATGGTGAAAATCTATATTGACCATGAAAACGGACGCCGGTCCATCCTTGATTTTGCGGGCAAGGGCGACTGGCTGGGGGAACTTTCCTTATTCCGCCAGGAGGATTATGTCAAAGAAAATAAAGTAATAGAGGATGTGATCTGTCTGGAATTTGAACTGGATCGGTTAAGGCAGATCTGCAAAGAGAAGGCAGAAGTATCTTTTTATTTTGCGTCCTCTATTTCCAATAAGCTGATGGTTAGGAGCTACCGGCTGAGTGAATACTTAAATTATTCATTGGAAAAGAGACTCGCTTCCTTTATTCTTAAATATCAGCAGAATGGGAAATACACCATATCCCATACGGATGTTTCGGAATATATGAATATCAGCTACCGTCACGTACTCTTTGTCATGAAGAAATTTTGTGATGACGGAATTCTAAAAAAGGATAAGGGGTACCGGATTTTGGATCAGGAAAGACTGGAAGAAATCTCTGACGGTTTCGTATCATAA
- a CDS encoding M48 family metallopeptidase has translation MGIRYMEAKGPDSRGETGVISFGDGSTCSYRIIKSDRRTMALQVTKAGEVIVRLPRRLPFKAGHELAQKNRDWVFAQVEKIRIASERRTDFHWTEGVSVLLYGNSRLLHMKYDHKKKAFCVEDTKEGLVVSGPFTSYEEKEQEAAVKEAVKLWYRREARGYLEEKAASWSAFMNVDYGKIAIRDQATRWGSCSASGNLNFNWRLVLLPEELADYVVVHELAHRIQMNHSNAFWEIVERELPDYRLRRRELKRYEGEIYQKY, from the coding sequence TTGGGAATCAGATATATGGAAGCAAAAGGTCCTGACAGCAGAGGGGAAACAGGTGTGATTTCCTTTGGTGATGGAAGCACATGTTCTTACAGGATCATAAAATCAGACAGGCGTACCATGGCCCTGCAGGTCACGAAAGCTGGAGAGGTTATCGTTAGGCTTCCCAGGCGTCTTCCCTTTAAGGCAGGGCATGAGCTGGCGCAGAAGAACAGAGACTGGGTCTTTGCACAGGTGGAAAAGATCCGAATAGCGTCAGAGAGAAGGACGGATTTTCATTGGACGGAAGGAGTATCTGTACTTCTTTACGGAAACAGCCGGCTTCTTCATATGAAGTACGATCATAAGAAAAAAGCTTTTTGTGTAGAGGATACAAAGGAGGGGCTGGTGGTTTCCGGTCCGTTTACGTCCTATGAGGAGAAAGAGCAGGAAGCAGCCGTTAAAGAGGCGGTGAAGCTTTGGTACAGGCGGGAAGCCAGAGGATATCTGGAGGAAAAAGCAGCCAGCTGGTCTGCATTCATGAATGTCGACTATGGGAAAATTGCAATACGGGATCAGGCGACCCGGTGGGGAAGCTGCAGCGCCAGTGGGAATTTAAATTTTAACTGGAGGCTTGTGCTTCTTCCGGAAGAACTGGCTGATTATGTGGTGGTGCATGAACTGGCACATCGCATTCAAATGAACCATTCCAATGCATTTTGGGAGATTGTGGAAAGAGAATTACCGGATTACCGGTTAAGGAGGAGAGAACTAAAGCGTTATGAAGGTGAAATTTATCAGAAATATTAA
- a CDS encoding MCP four helix bundle domain-containing protein, translating to MKVKFIRNIKIKTKLLLLGGISIIGLIFMGTESVITARQINEASTEISQSWVPAIIIAEELNTRTSDYRIKEYNHAITGDNKEMDRLEEEMAQIREDIARGFSDYKLYITNESDRKLMEAAEGDWNKYLEYSDRLLVISRQNHAQEAFNMIIGDSRQLFDDASNGLLKVADFNRKGAEAASIQGDNLYDQLAKMKIITICLISGIISLLVIYIIIAIDKPVKALVEGTRRVANGDLEVYLPYCSNDEIGVLTYSVNQLIKRLKYIIDDEKYLFREIGSENFEVKSTCEHAYRGDFAPILYSITSLMSRLDAAKKRKERGTEDLTAENEKEELAKRAVCREITKHGRREMDASDKKG from the coding sequence ATGAAGGTGAAATTTATCAGAAATATTAAAATTAAAACAAAGCTCCTGCTTTTAGGAGGAATCAGCATCATAGGACTGATTTTTATGGGAACAGAATCTGTAATTACAGCCAGGCAGATCAACGAAGCAAGTACAGAAATTTCCCAGTCCTGGGTGCCGGCCATCATCATAGCCGAGGAACTGAATACCAGGACATCAGACTATCGCATTAAGGAATATAACCATGCAATTACCGGTGACAACAAGGAAATGGACCGTCTGGAGGAAGAAATGGCTCAGATCCGGGAAGATATTGCCCGCGGATTTTCGGATTATAAGCTTTATATCACCAACGAATCGGACAGGAAGCTTATGGAGGCGGCGGAAGGGGATTGGAATAAGTATCTGGAGTACAGCGACCGCCTGCTAGTCATAAGCCGTCAAAACCATGCTCAGGAAGCTTTTAATATGATCATAGGGGATTCCAGACAGCTATTTGATGATGCTAGCAACGGACTTTTAAAGGTAGCGGATTTTAACCGCAAGGGAGCCGAGGCGGCCAGCATTCAAGGAGATAATCTTTATGATCAGCTTGCGAAAATGAAAATCATAACCATCTGCCTGATCAGCGGGATCATATCCCTCCTGGTGATTTATATCATAATTGCCATTGATAAGCCCGTGAAGGCCCTTGTAGAAGGGACCAGAAGAGTTGCCAACGGAGATCTTGAAGTATACCTTCCCTACTGTTCCAATGACGAGATCGGAGTTCTGACATATTCCGTAAACCAGCTGATTAAGCGGCTTAAGTATATTATCGATGATGAGAAATATCTGTTCCGGGAGATCGGAAGTGAAAATTTTGAAGTGAAATCTACCTGTGAGCATGCATACCGCGGTGATTTTGCACCCATTCTCTATTCCATTACCAGCTTAATGAGCCGGCTTGATGCGGCGAAAAAGCGAAAGGAAAGGGGAACAGAAGACTTAACAGCAGAAAACGAAAAGGAAGAACTGGCCAAAAGAGCCGTTTGCAGGGAGATAACGAAACATGGCAGAAGAGAAATGGATGCTTCAGACAAAAAGGGCTGA